Genomic DNA from Dehalogenimonas lykanthroporepellens BL-DC-9:
GGCCCGATTGATAAAACTTATCGTCCGGTCACGCTTGGCGATGATAACCGCATCGACCATACTGTCAAGCCACCTTTCCAGACTGTGGCGTATCGCCAGACTTTCGCGGTAGAGCCGAGTGTTCTCCAGAGTTACCGCCAGATGGCCGGCCATGACCAGCAGAGCCATCCGGTCATTCTCGGAATACTGCCCTTTGAACCGCTTACCGACCAGCAACAACGCCGCCAACTGTCCTTGTTTGAGGGCTACCGGAACTATCATGTCCACCCCGGCCTGTGCCAGAGACTCTGCCACCAGAGAATTAGCCCCATCCGCCGTCACGGCGGCTTTTATTTCATTGACCAGCAGGGTCTTCCGATGGCGTTCGAGCCATGATACCAGCCCGTCTGCCCGGTTCAACCGGAGGTCAGCACAGGGTTCATCAGGATGACAGACCGACACGATGAACGATTCCCCATCAAGGTCAGGCACCAGAAGATAAACCCTTCGGCAATTCATGGCCCCACAGATAAGTGCGGCTACCCGTTGATCAACATGCCGGGGGTCATGAATGCTCTGGGTTCGATTGATAAAATCATCGAGCGCCTGGAAGTAATCATATCTTTCGGAATAAAGCAGGCGGTCTATGAAACCAAGGGTCAGATAGAATACCGGCCAGGACGCTCCGGCAAGCACTGCTACAAGCGCAACCAGTATCCAGATATTGTCACTGAGAACCACCAGCTGGCCGATCAGCCAGGCCAGTCCCAGGAATGGGATGCCGAGGATCACCCCCGTTATCAGATAGGCCAGCGCGCGTCGGGGAAAGAGGGAATCCACCAGATGGTACCGAATCGGCATCTCCACCACCCTTCCAGCACGCACAACGGGGTGCTTCCCGCTCAAGCCGGTTACTCTTTTTTATGCGGCTTGCGCTCTTGAATATTTCGTTTTGTTATCTCAATTTATGCCCTTAATGGTCATTTGTCAATATATTTCTCCTGATTATATACAATAGTACCAGTATTACCCAATAGTACTATGTCGAGAAGGGCGCAATACCGGTACTTTCGTACCATGTGCATTTTGAGCGGATTCAGGCTGAAGAGCCGGGAAAATGCCTGTCCAGAAAGAGGCGAATTCGCTCCTGAATAAGCGGGTAATCATGCCAGTTGTAATCGTGCCCCGGAGCGCCGATGTACAGCAGAACCTTGCCGGGCGCCTGCTCGCTCCGACCAAAAGCGGCCCCGATATTGGCGGCAATGGCGCGTCGCCAGTGGCCGTAGCTGAAAGCATCCGGTACCCGCCCGTTAGACCTCATGTTCAGTATCCGGTCGTTGAGAAAGGTTTGGTACCAGAACGGCGGCCCGAACTCGATACTGAAAAGCCGCGGTTCTTCGGGCAGGAGACGCATCACCTGATTCGACATTACCGTGCCGTTGCTTTCCGATGTCAGCACAATCTGGAGATCCGGCAGATGCCGGAGCAGGAAACTCAGCCGAAGCGCCAGCTCTTTGGGCTTAGCGATGCTTTTTGCTCCGGCATTGAGTATTTCCCCGACGTAATCCCGCCAGCCCCGATAGGCCCGCTGGTAACTGAGTACCTTGACCCGGAAACCCTTCTTCCCCAAAATGTCTTCTATTGCATCCATGATGGTAGCGTATCCGGGAGACTTATCAAGATTGGACCAGCCATAACCGCCGGAATTGAACAGGATGAAAATATCGGTGTCCTTGACTTCCCGGTAGGTAGCCAGCATATCGGCGGCCAGCCGCAATTGCTTCTGGCGGTCATGCCGATGGGCCGCGCCTGCTGTTGCCAGCGCGTCTTCCCGGATTTCCTGGGGCAGATCCAGCGGCGAACCGGCCGGCAGAAAATCACCGGTTCTGGGTTGACGCATCGTCCCGGGTTCCGGAATCTGCCAGCTCAACGCCAGTACCGCCACGATACCCAGCCCCAGCGCAATCAAAAATACTATCACCGGGTATCTATGCTCCGACCTCCAGCCTTGTCAGGGCAGATTCCAGCTTATCGACGGCCTCTTCCACTTCGGATTCGGTGATGTTCAGGGCCGGCATCAACCGCAGAGCATCCGGTTTGACATTGTTGACCAGCAGTCCCTCGGCCAGGCAACGCCGGG
This window encodes:
- a CDS encoding conserved hypothetical protein (KEGG: dev:DhcVS_1042 hypothetical protein); amino-acid sequence: MIVFLIALGLGIVAVLALSWQIPEPGTMRQPRTGDFLPAGSPLDLPQEIREDALATAGAAHRHDRQKQLRLAADMLATYREVKDTDIFILFNSGGYGWSNLDKSPGYATIMDAIEDILGKKGFRVKVLSYQRAYRGWRDYVGEILNAGAKSIAKPKELALRLSFLLRHLPDLQIVLTSESNGTVMSNQVMRLLPEEPRLFSIEFGPPFWYQTFLNDRILNMRSNGRVPDAFSYGHWRRAIAANIGAAFGRSEQAPGKVLLYIGAPGHDYNWHDYPLIQERIRLFLDRHFPGSSA